The following are encoded in a window of Amphibacillus xylanus NBRC 15112 genomic DNA:
- a CDS encoding methyl-accepting chemotaxis protein has protein sequence MRKFSNFKRIGTRLVLGFGVIIFLVVALTVVNIMSVNHINNNTDELTEQEMKLLMLNEKLSTNMLERTNLLQAYALTGNESYYASFVDGTPESIALEEEALANSSSDLLMTAIEQKTRWGLLTDQFFRLYNEGKETEALRILEEQILPLSIGLIDEFEELVRYREEQILMLSNQISRAGALTLSASSIVSVMIIIIGIVTAIITTRVISGPIRHITERMLKFAKGDLSFEVDTITRRDEIGQLNQAVQQAASNMRELVKQIHEVATTVNNHSVALNQTTTEVSEGVEQISYTMQELASGSETQASHASDLSSGMNTFVLAVSNAQQLGETVTSESQAARDLSVNGVDLMEESVGKMRTIDSIVKDSVGKVVHLNNQSREISNIVSVIQDIAEQTNLLALNASIEAARAGEHGQGFAVVADEVRKLAEQVRSSIQEITEITTMIQVESESVKSSLENSYQEVQQGTEMIEETGKTFNSIGRAVINTTNNIQQINEQLTNILMTSQTLSGSVEEVASISEQSAAGIEETSASAEEMTSSMEEISTSSSDLAGLVKQLNQLIGEFTV, from the coding sequence ATGCGGAAATTTAGTAATTTCAAACGAATTGGGACGAGATTGGTATTAGGGTTTGGGGTAATTATTTTCTTAGTTGTTGCTTTAACTGTTGTTAATATTATGTCTGTTAATCATATTAATAACAATACTGATGAGTTGACTGAACAAGAAATGAAATTATTAATGTTAAATGAGAAATTATCTACTAATATGCTAGAGCGAACAAATTTATTACAAGCATATGCACTAACAGGTAATGAATCATATTATGCTTCTTTTGTTGATGGAACACCCGAAAGTATTGCCTTAGAAGAAGAGGCATTAGCAAATAGTTCATCAGATCTATTGATGACGGCAATAGAACAAAAAACACGATGGGGATTACTGACGGATCAATTTTTCAGATTGTATAATGAAGGTAAAGAAACTGAAGCATTAAGAATATTGGAAGAACAAATTCTGCCATTGAGTATTGGTTTAATAGATGAATTTGAAGAATTAGTTCGCTATCGAGAAGAACAGATCCTCATGTTAAGTAATCAAATTTCACGTGCAGGGGCTCTGACTTTATCCGCCAGTTCAATTGTATCGGTTATGATTATAATTATTGGGATAGTGACAGCAATTATAACGACACGAGTGATTTCAGGTCCAATAAGACATATAACAGAACGGATGCTGAAATTTGCTAAGGGTGATCTCTCATTTGAAGTGGATACTATTACTCGGCGTGATGAGATTGGCCAGTTAAATCAAGCGGTTCAGCAAGCTGCTTCAAATATGAGAGAATTAGTTAAACAAATACACGAAGTAGCTACAACAGTAAATAATCATAGTGTAGCCTTAAATCAGACGACAACAGAGGTATCTGAAGGTGTTGAGCAAATTTCTTACACGATGCAGGAATTAGCATCTGGTTCAGAGACGCAAGCATCTCATGCATCAGACTTATCAAGTGGCATGAATACATTTGTTTTAGCAGTCTCTAATGCTCAACAATTAGGTGAAACTGTAACAAGTGAGTCACAAGCTGCACGAGATCTGTCGGTTAATGGTGTTGACTTAATGGAGGAGTCCGTAGGTAAAATGCGCACGATTGACTCGATTGTAAAAGATTCGGTAGGAAAAGTTGTTCATTTAAATAATCAATCAAGGGAAATTTCAAATATTGTATCGGTTATTCAAGATATCGCTGAACAAACAAATTTACTAGCATTAAATGCATCAATTGAGGCAGCACGTGCGGGTGAGCATGGTCAAGGGTTTGCCGTTGTTGCTGATGAAGTAAGAAAACTTGCTGAACAGGTTAGAAGCTCGATTCAAGAAATTACGGAAATTACAACAATGATACAAGTTGAGTCTGAATCAGTTAAATCGTCGCTAGAAAATAGTTATCAGGAAGTCCAACAAGGAACAGAGATGATTGAAGAGACAGGAAAAACTTTTAATAGTATCGGACGAGCAGTAATTAATACAACAAACAATATTCAACAAATTAATGAGCAACTGACAAATATTTTAATGACAAGCCAAACATTATCTGGATCGGTCGAAGAAGTCGCCTCTATTTCGGAACAATCCGCAGCAGGGATTGAAGAAACCTCTGCATCTGCAGAAGAAATGACAAGCTCAATGGAAGAAATATCGACAAGTTCATCAGACCTTGCAGGACTAGTGAAACAACTAAATCAATTAATTGGAGAGTTTACTGTATAG
- a CDS encoding VanZ family protein has translation MNHLIFQQGISLAFPILIIYIINKLFRKSFKSIDKEIINILMLIYTTALSYFIWFQPVAVLDQQPYNFTLFSTIVFYYNHIKMDYLSLNNIIINLLGNLLITTPIGIWFSYKGFSKKLALPLALVIPVLFELGQFILHQLNYATRIVDIDDWLLNSLGILLAYWLAQSIKTKHN, from the coding sequence ATGAATCATTTAATCTTTCAACAGGGCATTAGCTTAGCCTTTCCTATATTAATCATATATATCATTAATAAATTATTTCGTAAAAGTTTTAAGTCGATTGATAAAGAAATTATTAATATCCTCATGTTAATCTATACGACTGCACTAAGTTACTTTATCTGGTTTCAACCAGTTGCTGTATTAGATCAGCAACCCTATAATTTCACACTCTTTTCAACGATTGTGTTTTATTATAACCATATAAAAATGGATTACCTTTCATTAAATAATATCATCATCAATTTGTTGGGAAATCTATTAATTACAACACCTATTGGCATCTGGTTTAGCTACAAAGGCTTTAGTAAGAAGCTAGCATTACCGCTTGCTTTAGTCATTCCAGTATTATTTGAGTTAGGTCAGTTTATCTTGCATCAGTTAAATTATGCAACAAGAATTGTCGATATTGATGATTGGCTTTTAAATTCACTCGGTATTTTACTTGCCTATTGGCTGGCACAATCAATTAAAACAAAGCACAATTAA
- a CDS encoding DUF4181 domain-containing protein: protein MFELILIIVPLLLIGHLIVRRKYGIMTTLFVYRHQTPLQKRIELIGFIVFCVSIIFIGLFLNYLAVYIFFFAYSSAFELFRTYMEYKYEKESKHYIINGYWSIGYFILLLVCLFLISVSDIQ, encoded by the coding sequence GTGTTTGAGTTAATATTAATCATTGTGCCTTTATTATTAATTGGTCATTTAATCGTTCGGAGAAAATACGGTATTATGACGACCTTATTTGTTTATCGTCATCAAACTCCTCTGCAAAAACGTATTGAATTGATTGGTTTCATCGTATTTTGTGTTTCAATTATTTTTATTGGTCTTTTCCTAAACTATCTAGCAGTATATATTTTTTTCTTTGCATATTCATCTGCATTTGAATTGTTCAGAACATATATGGAGTACAAATATGAAAAAGAAAGTAAGCACTATATAATTAATGGTTATTGGTCAATCGGCTACTTTATTCTACTTTTAGTTTGTTTGTTTTTAATTAGTGTTAGTGATATTCAATGA
- a CDS encoding ABC transporter ATP-binding protein gives MTEMIKVLGLQKNFGKTQALKDVSFTVEPGEVVGFIGPNGAGKTTTIRILLGIIKRDGGQAEIFGKDVWKDSFEIHKRISYVPGDVTLWGNLTGGEIIDLFIKLHGGGDKQKRDQLIERFELDPKKKAKGYSKGNRQKVGLISALSVNSDVYIFDEPTSGLDPLMEAIFQEEVEKLKRAGKSILLSSHVLSEVERLADKVVIIRQGEIVESGSLEELRHLTRSTVTLITKGNVAEMAEVNGVFDLKQIDNQVTFSADHQYLDGILTKAVELGVKKLEVVPPTLEDLFMRHYQGK, from the coding sequence ATGACGGAAATGATCAAAGTGCTAGGCTTGCAAAAAAACTTCGGCAAGACCCAAGCCTTAAAAGATGTTTCATTTACTGTGGAACCAGGTGAGGTAGTCGGCTTTATCGGTCCAAATGGGGCTGGTAAAACGACCACAATTCGGATTTTATTAGGCATCATTAAACGTGATGGTGGTCAGGCAGAGATTTTCGGTAAAGATGTTTGGAAAGACAGCTTCGAGATTCACAAACGGATTTCCTATGTACCTGGGGATGTGACTTTATGGGGCAACTTAACTGGTGGCGAAATTATTGATTTATTTATTAAGTTACATGGTGGTGGAGATAAGCAAAAACGTGATCAATTAATAGAACGTTTTGAATTAGATCCAAAGAAAAAGGCTAAAGGTTATTCAAAAGGAAATCGCCAAAAGGTTGGTTTGATTTCAGCATTATCTGTAAATTCAGATGTATATATTTTTGATGAGCCTACTTCCGGTCTAGATCCACTAATGGAGGCGATTTTTCAAGAAGAGGTTGAAAAATTAAAGCGAGCAGGTAAGTCAATATTGTTGTCATCTCATGTATTAAGTGAGGTAGAACGTTTAGCTGATAAGGTTGTTATTATTAGACAAGGTGAAATTGTTGAATCTGGAAGTTTAGAAGAATTACGCCATTTAACGCGATCAACGGTTACATTAATCACAAAAGGTAATGTAGCTGAAATGGCTGAAGTAAATGGTGTATTTGACTTAAAACAAATAGATAATCAAGTAACATTTTCTGCTGATCATCAATATCTAGATGGTATTTTAACGAAGGCGGTTGAATTAGGAGTTAAAAAGCTTGAGGTCGTTCCACCTACGCTTGAGGATTTGTTTATGAGGCATTATCAAGGTAAATAA
- a CDS encoding ABC transporter permease: MKEKFARWGILFRQYLKRDWKKTMIWVLGITLFSAGFIPAFEEIAKGDGAIGLFETMQNPAMTAMVGPTPIDSALDYTLGAMYAHEMLLFCGLFAMIVSILHVVGHTRKEEELGLTELVRSFQIGRQANSLAVLIQTVMINLLIAFLIGIIMISYGTETITVQGSFLFGASVGMAGVLCAVIALFMAQIMPTSSGATGASLGIIGLLYIVRAGTDSSNVNLSKLNPMGWHYLTYPYTENNWVYLIFSLGLCLLMVIIAFMLEGARDMGSGYLPVREGRASAKKSLLSVPGLFIRLNRGTIMSWLVGFSVIGLAYGSIYGDMQTFLSSNELVERMFLHAGVSIEESFTGTIMMVMTSLVIILPIAIVNKLYVEETRSHINQLLATKMTRRELYWTSIWIAIFSGLVGILLSTLSLGGSAIVAMGESASIDIATFLTAGFNHLPSMLFFIGLAAFTLGWIPRAGKIIYVYLCYSFMLNYFAGILDLPNWFLKTAIQSWIPMIPMEDFDIAIFITLTVLGIVMMMIGFIGYKRRDMLEGA; this comes from the coding sequence GTGAAGGAGAAATTTGCACGTTGGGGTATATTATTTAGACAGTACCTAAAGCGTGATTGGAAAAAGACAATGATCTGGGTACTAGGCATTACACTATTCTCAGCTGGTTTTATTCCTGCTTTTGAAGAAATCGCAAAAGGTGATGGTGCGATAGGTTTATTTGAAACGATGCAAAATCCTGCTATGACAGCAATGGTCGGTCCAACACCAATCGATTCTGCATTGGATTATACACTAGGAGCAATGTACGCTCACGAAATGTTGTTATTTTGTGGTTTGTTTGCCATGATTGTCTCTATTCTGCATGTAGTTGGTCATACACGTAAAGAAGAGGAGCTTGGTCTAACTGAATTAGTTCGCTCATTTCAAATTGGTCGTCAAGCTAATTCTTTAGCTGTCTTGATTCAAACTGTCATGATAAATCTTTTGATCGCATTTTTAATTGGGATCATAATGATTAGTTACGGAACGGAAACGATCACTGTCCAAGGTTCATTTTTGTTTGGAGCATCAGTAGGGATGGCTGGTGTTCTATGTGCTGTGATCGCATTATTCATGGCGCAAATCATGCCCACATCATCAGGAGCAACTGGTGCTTCTCTTGGAATAATTGGATTGTTATATATTGTGCGTGCAGGGACAGATAGCTCAAATGTAAATCTATCTAAGTTAAATCCCATGGGGTGGCACTATTTAACTTATCCTTATACAGAGAACAATTGGGTATATTTGATTTTTTCATTAGGTTTATGTTTATTAATGGTTATCATAGCGTTTATGTTAGAAGGCGCTCGTGATATGGGCTCAGGTTATTTGCCGGTTAGAGAAGGAAGAGCAAGCGCTAAAAAGTCATTATTATCTGTTCCAGGTCTATTTATTAGACTAAACAGAGGGACAATAATGAGCTGGTTAGTTGGCTTTTCAGTCATAGGGCTTGCTTATGGGTCTATTTATGGTGATATGCAAACATTTTTATCAAGTAATGAACTAGTCGAGCGCATGTTTTTACATGCAGGTGTCTCAATTGAAGAATCATTTACAGGGACTATTATGATGGTCATGACTAGTTTAGTAATCATTTTACCAATTGCAATAGTCAATAAACTATATGTTGAAGAAACTCGATCACATATCAATCAACTTCTTGCAACTAAGATGACGAGAAGAGAGTTGTATTGGACGAGTATTTGGATAGCAATATTTTCAGGTTTAGTCGGAATATTATTATCTACACTGAGCTTAGGTGGATCGGCAATTGTAGCTATGGGAGAAAGTGCGTCGATCGACATTGCTACATTTTTAACGGCTGGGTTTAATCATTTGCCATCAATGTTATTCTTTATTGGTCTTGCTGCATTTACACTAGGTTGGATTCCGAGAGCTGGGAAGATTATTTATGTTTACCTTTGCTATTCTTTTATGTTAAATTATTTTGCGGGTATTTTAGATTTACCGAATTGGTTTTTGAAAACAGCGATCCAAAGCTGGATACCGATGATACCAATGGAGGACTTTGATATAGCCATTTTTATCACATTAACAGTATTAGGTATAGTAATGATGATGATAGGCTTCATTGGTTACAAAAGACGAGACATGCTCGAAGGAGCGTAA
- a CDS encoding class I SAM-dependent methyltransferase translates to MLEDTGERVIPDKMEPTNQLLIEHVARYQLATAFVEGRVLDFACGSGFGTHMLAKSCKGKIDSIIGVDINPDALAYAQYRYYHPLSKFIQGDVADPKLPDQLGQFDWVLSFETIEHIREEKQFLSNIYQLLKPGGSLILSTPFGEGRNKPSGEPFHVHQFTVDEFKHLFDGFDYQSVEFFNQKGGLIVPAEYKINQYFPIGIALCKK, encoded by the coding sequence TTGTTAGAAGATACTGGTGAACGCGTGATTCCTGATAAAATGGAACCAACCAATCAGCTATTAATTGAGCATGTTGCACGTTATCAGCTTGCAACAGCCTTTGTTGAGGGGAGAGTGCTGGACTTTGCTTGTGGAAGTGGTTTTGGCACGCATATGCTTGCTAAATCATGTAAAGGGAAAATCGACTCGATTATTGGAGTAGATATAAATCCAGATGCACTAGCCTATGCGCAATATCGCTACTACCATCCATTGTCAAAATTCATTCAAGGCGATGTAGCCGATCCTAAGTTGCCAGACCAATTAGGTCAATTTGATTGGGTTTTAAGCTTTGAGACAATTGAGCACATTCGAGAAGAGAAACAATTTTTATCAAATATTTATCAATTACTAAAACCAGGTGGGAGTTTAATTTTATCAACACCATTTGGAGAAGGGCGCAATAAACCGTCAGGAGAGCCTTTCCATGTCCATCAATTTACTGTTGATGAATTTAAGCATTTATTTGATGGTTTTGACTATCAATCAGTTGAATTCTTTAATCAAAAAGGTGGATTAATTGTACCTGCCGAGTATAAAATAAATCAATATTTTCCGATCGGAATAGCCCTATGTAAAAAGTGA
- a CDS encoding 2,3-butanediol dehydrogenase: MKAAIIYGAKDVRVEDVAVKAVGENDVKIEVAWAGICGSDLHAYSQPEGLLPTNEVHPLSNRKMPLTLGHEFSGTITEVGSNVTDLKVGDRVCVEPNLRCEKCKECREGNYHICRNSGAAFIGLSDDGGFAEYCVLDQKHVYRIPENMTLEQAALVEPTAVTHRGVEVGGVKSGDKVLITGAGPIGLLTALCARAAGATSVYITDVSKERLALADSFGFATTLNPTEVDVVERIMKDTNNTGVDVAIECAGVQATFDTCMQAVKITGTVCLVAIFAEDPKLPTFQALVKEAKVVSSLAYAHNYDKVIDLIASGQVPAEKIITNKINLDNIVEDGFELLLNDKSQSKILVSAK; encoded by the coding sequence ATGAAAGCAGCTATTATTTACGGAGCAAAAGATGTTCGAGTTGAAGATGTAGCGGTTAAAGCAGTAGGTGAAAATGATGTAAAAATTGAAGTAGCTTGGGCTGGTATTTGTGGTTCTGATTTACATGCTTATTCACAACCAGAGGGTCTATTACCAACAAATGAAGTTCACCCATTATCAAACCGAAAAATGCCTTTAACATTAGGTCATGAATTCAGTGGGACGATTACTGAAGTAGGAAGTAATGTCACAGACCTTAAGGTTGGCGATCGTGTTTGTGTAGAGCCAAACCTACGCTGTGAAAAATGTAAAGAGTGTCGTGAAGGAAATTACCATATTTGCCGCAATAGCGGTGCTGCCTTTATTGGTTTATCTGATGATGGTGGTTTTGCAGAATATTGTGTATTAGATCAAAAACATGTTTATCGAATTCCTGAAAATATGACACTTGAGCAAGCAGCACTTGTTGAGCCAACTGCAGTTACACATAGAGGTGTTGAAGTAGGTGGAGTTAAATCAGGTGATAAAGTATTAATTACAGGTGCAGGCCCAATTGGACTATTAACAGCATTATGTGCACGTGCAGCTGGTGCGACTTCTGTTTATATTACTGATGTTTCTAAAGAGCGTTTAGCACTAGCAGATAGTTTCGGATTTGCAACAACATTAAATCCGACAGAAGTAGACGTTGTAGAACGAATTATGAAAGATACAAATAACACTGGTGTAGACGTAGCAATTGAGTGTGCGGGTGTACAAGCTACATTTGATACATGTATGCAAGCGGTAAAAATCACTGGAACAGTTTGTCTAGTGGCAATCTTTGCTGAAGATCCAAAATTACCTACATTCCAAGCGCTCGTTAAGGAAGCAAAAGTTGTATCAAGCTTAGCGTATGCACACAACTACGATAAGGTAATTGATTTAATTGCAAGCGGACAAGTTCCAGCAGAAAAAATTATTACAAATAAGATCAATTTAGATAATATTGTTGAAGATGGATTTGAATTATTACTAAATGACAAGAGCCAATCTAAGATTCTAGTCAGCGCAAAATAA
- a CDS encoding TetR/AcrR family transcriptional regulator, translating to MAEKQHRKNKEILRLSNEESNRFTKECIETALLELMNEKEFKEISITDIVTRAGVSRSAYYRNYSSKKDILNKYLNTIVETITDSLESHRNDDNDFNFWLSLFTRARTYADKFLILLKAGFDGIILSSANETVLDRIPKENDLASEKYEIYFWIGAFYNLLREWVLSGMKESDEEMAAIGQRMSANFSLQAHYHLNLDDSR from the coding sequence ATGGCGGAAAAGCAGCATCGAAAAAATAAAGAGATCCTTCGCTTATCAAATGAAGAATCAAATCGCTTTACAAAAGAATGTATTGAAACAGCTTTATTAGAGCTAATGAACGAAAAAGAATTTAAAGAAATCTCTATTACGGATATTGTGACTCGTGCTGGCGTTTCAAGATCAGCATACTACCGTAATTACTCTTCAAAAAAAGATATTTTAAATAAATATTTAAATACAATTGTAGAAACGATCACTGATTCACTAGAGTCCCACAGAAATGATGATAATGATTTTAATTTCTGGCTGTCTCTATTCACGCGTGCTCGTACTTATGCAGATAAATTTCTCATTTTGTTAAAAGCGGGGTTTGACGGGATCATTCTTTCAAGCGCTAATGAAACTGTGTTAGATCGGATCCCTAAAGAAAACGATTTAGCAAGTGAGAAATATGAGATCTATTTTTGGATTGGTGCATTTTACAATTTACTAAGAGAATGGGTTCTGTCTGGTATGAAGGAATCAGATGAGGAGATGGCAGCAATCGGACAGAGAATGTCTGCTAACTTTAGTTTACAAGCTCACTATCATTTGAATTTAGATGACTCAAGATAA
- a CDS encoding ABC transporter ATP-binding protein, with the protein MAFVRVVNEYKRYQMGENKIVANNGISFDINEGEFAVILGPSGAGKSTVLNILGGMDKPDEGEIWVDGKNIAAYSTHELTQYRREDIGFVFQFYNLVPNLTARENLELATQISPNALDIDEVLESVGLSHRRDNFPAQLSGGEQQRVAIARALAKNPKLLLCDEPTGALDLETGKQILRLLQNTAHETKTTVIVITHNTSIASMADRVIYIHDAKVREIVENPRPRSVDEIEW; encoded by the coding sequence ATGGCTTTTGTGAGGGTTGTCAATGAATATAAACGATATCAAATGGGAGAAAACAAAATTGTGGCAAATAACGGTATCTCCTTTGACATCAATGAAGGTGAATTTGCAGTTATTTTAGGACCGAGTGGTGCGGGAAAATCAACGGTATTGAATATCTTAGGTGGGATGGATAAACCTGATGAAGGGGAGATTTGGGTTGATGGTAAAAATATTGCCGCATATTCAACGCATGAATTAACCCAATATCGCCGTGAGGACATCGGGTTTGTATTTCAGTTTTATAATTTAGTGCCTAACTTAACTGCGAGAGAAAATCTTGAGTTAGCAACACAAATTTCACCGAATGCGTTAGATATTGATGAAGTATTAGAAAGTGTTGGTTTATCTCACAGGCGAGATAATTTTCCTGCTCAATTATCAGGAGGAGAACAGCAACGGGTTGCTATTGCACGGGCACTAGCAAAAAATCCAAAACTTCTTTTGTGTGATGAACCGACTGGTGCACTTGACTTAGAAACAGGTAAGCAAATTTTAAGACTTCTCCAAAACACTGCACATGAAACTAAAACCACGGTTATTGTTATAACCCATAACACTTCTATTGCCTCAATGGCTGATCGAGTTATTTATATTCACGATGCTAAGGTACGAGAAATAGTTGAAAATCCACGTCCTCGCTCTGTAGATGAAATTGAGTGGTAG